From the genome of Deltaproteobacteria bacterium, one region includes:
- a CDS encoding ABC transporter permease, protein MKRYIIRRFIFGIIVVGIVSLMIFLATRIGPDPAFMIASPGADEAELNSIRDRFGLNEPLPV, encoded by the coding sequence ATGAAGAGATACATAATTAGACGTTTTATTTTTGGGATTATCGTTGTAGGGATTGTATCCTTGATGATTTTTTTGGCCACCAGGATCGGACCTGATCCTGCGTTCATGATCGCCTCCCCCGGGGCTGACGAAGCCGAACTCAATTCGATCCGGGATCGCTTTGGTTTGAATGAGCCGCTGCCGGTC